In Miscanthus floridulus cultivar M001 chromosome 19, ASM1932011v1, whole genome shotgun sequence, the DNA window accacttcttgtaccagtcgtcaagcgacgtgttccaagggcagtgtagGTACTAGGCCTTTATcccgtcacggaggttgaggtacacaccaccggctatcttcgagccaccgcttcctttcttccgcaaatagaaaagatggcgaaagaagtcgaaatggggctggaagccgccatatgcttcgcaaagatgaatgaaggtggagacaaggagaatcgagttgggatgcagattgcaaatcccaatctcgtagtacagacagagcccctaaaggaaagggtgcattggaaccccaaaaccccgcttgaagaagtcttcgaaaacaacaatttcacctggttgtggatcggggtacccctcgccctccagcacgcgccatcctgtgagttccttgttgtggagtactcccatgatgacgaggtcttcgatggtctgctcgttgcttctcgatttccaccactccttcgccatgactcttactttcttctgggcatcacttttcgccatgactccggccttgctgatgaaagaGGATacggtggaggattgattggtgatgatttcggaggtattacagttggcaagaggaagaagaaggctgcggcggcgaatggtaatggggtttggTAAAAAGTAACGCCCCAATTTTATACTATATTTAGCCAAGAGTTCCatcgtttcgtctgcccgagattcttgggagacgtgcgcatgtgccgtagatggttgttttcacaacctcgagatctatgccaatatatgcgcctcttcgttatcagtgtatgcgcctcttcgttaccagtgtgagagggcccacgctaaCGCACCTCCTTACAAGTGCTaggtgactgtttgcttgaaaggacaagaaggcagtatgacgtacTATAtctgtctacttttttgaccagacgtgtcagattagacttgacagagtaagaagataaataaatacaccaaataatagtacaagtggcatttggttcttcgCCGCACCTCTCAagctcagggactgtccagaccactaccgtgctcggggactgtccagaccactatcgtactcgaggactgtctagaccactaccgtgctcagggactgtccagaccactaccgtgctcggggactacgcTGACCACTACCATGCTAGAGGATTTTTCAGAtaactaccgtgctcggggactgttccgaccactgctcggagaccactatcctcggctacatgtgatttgtatacacatacagtcgagaggcatttatttagaccttgctacaagacttatacttcgccttccagcaagctcggggactacatcggtacgatgcacctaccggtgcatctcgtattgcttgtacgccgattggattcttaacttcagtgaaaattctttttaaaccctggcaccacgtgcctatgtcacctactaccaggctcggggactaagtgggcatacttcaccttgtggtgaatgtgtttatcgacccctacgctttgactgattgccagaattactattgtccaagggtcgcttacatttcttttcagaaatacaagtgggcacacttgataaggaaagaaatctttttcttttttctttagagcaccatgcattcttcgaacaaccggaatcttcggctataatcatggtctactgctttCTGTTCTGACCAAAATACTGGcacatttgattggtcaatgtttcaaccagttggagatgatatAAAGACGGATCACATTAGTTGAAGGAGATCGaatggcgtgtcacagcataatacatggtgctcggggactagctatgggggtattaacccctatacccttacggctatgcctgggccagcccggatcagggggtctggcccactagaagacgacgcgcggcccggtcaatctgttcggaatcccgtgcaaggaatcaagacagatttgtaggtcaagcaagatcctgatcggttagaataggaatccttatccggccacctatggcaattgtaattgactaggattagtttccagatttgtaaccctgtcccccgaactatataaggctggggaacccctctaaaaaacatctctcattgacatacatcaatacaatcagacgcaggacgtaggtattacgcctctacggcggccgaacttggataaaatcttatgtctgtcttgcgtcaccatcttgtttgtagcttgtgcatctgtctactgataatctactaccttaggcatacccctaggtagactgtcgaccatatttcgttgacagcgtgcggggcctcaaaggaggcaatgccacctctgcgtcgttgtcactcaagatgtgtgctcggtgctggtcgtcgtactccacctcaagaatagggtacaacgggtgctgcgtgggaggggtcatcctgttacaaattgataaacaaaacgttagagtattcaaattaacaaaattcaaattaacattatgtagcattgcaaaatttgaactacttgttatgcaatatgaaagcacatgtatatattcaaagtaaaattaacagacatatcacgcactagtaacataaacaatttcactaggaatataagcatttgacaaaacttcatgaagtcatcaaaatcaaCGTATCAtgcactagtaagtaccgacatttATAAACTTatatctatacccaaaattcctaactaaataactaactataaactaaataataaatacctaatcaatccctaaacccaaaattctaacctcaaacctaaaaactacctacataaatcacaaacaaattcactaacctaactatcctaaatcactgactatcctaaatcactatcATAAAttaataacaatcataaaactccaactatcctatattactaattatcctaaatcactaattatcctaaaacaataataatcaaaataacatgaaatcgagaggaaggtaccttaggagcggacgGCCTTGACGCGTCGACGTTCGTGACGCGTCCGAGCGTGGCGTGGGCGGGCACGGCCACATGCGGTTGCTGGTGGTGGGCGGGCGGGCAGGGATGCGTGCAGGCGGGGGGGCTCGCTCGTgatatttattcggctctgccgcgccacggatcaggccgcggcagtgccgcaccaagatcggtggcgcggtaggccctgccccgtcagcggtcagcgatttcagtcgccgccacgtcagccctctgccgcgccaccatacatggcgcggcacaTGCATTTGACCGCGTCAGGGCAATAGGTgtggtcaaaagtgttagtttaaaaaaaaccaaTCGATTTaaaaattagtttttaaaaagtgttaaaattaaaaaaaaatttgcataAAACTGGCGAGGAGGACGGCTAAAAGTTAAAAAGCCCGAATCCAACAAATAAAAACAGCCGCGGCGAACTGAATCGCGCGATGGCGACGGTGTCGATGGACGTCTCGAAGCCCTCGGCGCTGACGGCTGCTGGACACGAGGCTGCCACGGCGAAGACGAGGGGCGGCGGCGATGGTCTGGGGAAGTACTACAACAAGCACATCCACGACGTACTCCTCGCGGTCCAGCAGAGGACCAATGACCTAAGCCGCCAAGAGGCCCAGCGTAACGATCTCAACTCCCAAGGTAAGCGCGCTGGTTCCCCGAAACCCTGGACTCTCATCTCTATTCTAGCGCTTAGGTCGGTCTCCTCGCTTGCTCTGATTGGGGCGTGTCTGAAGTAGGGCGCCCAAAAGACGATCCACTGACTTTGTGTTTTCAGTTTTATTTTGGATTTGGAAAAACCGGAATTGTACATGTTTGCAAGTCATGTTTAATCCAAGTACCCATGGATCAGGTTTAGAATTGAAGGCCCCCTTGCCAAAGGGAATTTGATCTTCGTACTTCATGTTGGAGATTGGAGATTGctgaattttgctagtgtgtaGTCCTGATGATGGTTACACCTCTTTCAGAGTTGAAACTTGCCTATCACTCGGCTTACGCGGAGAAATTTCCCTGTTGCACGTTTGCATTTGTTTGCTCTCTGCGCTAGCATTCATGAAATCCTCTCTGTTAGATGAGGTGCTAATGCTAGATGTTAACTCCCtgcgtttcaaattataagacgttttggcttttcgagatacattacttttactatgtacctagacatagtgtatacctaagtgcataacaaaagctacaaatctagaaaagccaaaacgtcgtataatttggaatgaagggagtatTGTGTCGACAGAATTCTAATGAAGATTTTGGAATGAACTATGTTATTGCTTACAATCGTTGATAACTCTCAGCTTTTGTGTTGCAGTTAAACTGTGCCGGGAAGAGTTGCATCTGCTTCAGGAACCGGGTTCACATGTTGGTGAGGTTGTGAAGGTGATGAGCAAGTCAAAGGTTCTAGTAAAGGtacatctcttctctttctttggtTTTTAAATGTGGCTTATGAACATCCCAGTCTTGCTTTGGCATAATGGAAGAAGCTCAATATTTCATTCCTGGCTATATGTGAAAAGGAACAAATACATCCTTTCTAATCCAAAGTATGCTGTAAAAAAATAATACACGCGAACAAGGATAGATGTTATGCAAATATCTAGTACTTGGTCTATGCAAATATTAGGGAATATAATAGAAACTGGAATGGTGCTTATCATAGATTTCAGGATCGGACACCCATTATTTGTCATGACATTCTACTTATAATTTCCGTGAAAAATAGCAATAATTCAAGCTGATACCAATTTACTGTGCCTCTTCTCTCTGGTTTCTTTGTTTTTACATAGTCCACAGTATGATCATTATGATAGCAGATGTATTTGTATTAGCATGTATGTTTTGAATGGGACTGAGTTTCCACGTATCCTACTGTATCTAACTGGTTATGGCAATCTCTCAGGTGCATCCAGAAGGCAAATATATTGTTGATGTTGATAAAAGTatagatattgcaaagctcacacctTCCACACGAGTTGCTCTTCGAAGCGGGAGCTATATGCTTCATGTTATTCTGCCCAGCAAAGTCGATCCACTAGTTAACCTTATGAAGGTTGAGAAAGTTCCTGATTCTACATATGATATGATTGGCGGTCTTGATCAGCAAATTAAAGAGATCAAAGAGGTGTGTAAAGAATTTCATCGTACAGTACATTTTGTTGTTTTGCCCTTCTGTTAGCACTCTGGCTTAATAACTCAATCTTCAGGTAATCGAGCTTCCAATAAAGCATCCTGAGTTGTTTGAGAGTCTTGGGATTGCGCAACCAAAGGTTAGGGTTTGTTTACCAGAACctttatatatgttttttttgtATCAATAAAGTAATTTATTCTGTGGATAATACTATATACTATATTGATATTTATCCTATTCATCTTTCAGGGTGTCATTCTCTATGGCCCTCCAGGTACTGGAAAAACATTACTTGCTCGTGCAGTTGCTCATCACACAGACTGTACCTTCATTAGGGTGTCTGGTTCTGAGCTGGTTCAGAAGTACATTGGAGAGGGTTCCCGGATGGTTCGTGAACTTTTTGTGATGGCTAGGTACACATTCTCAGTTTATGTTGCAGTCAAATCATCACTCATCACCATCAGTGTTACTTCAATGGGATTCTAAGATAAATTGTTGCGATAAATGCTGCATAGTTATATTCCAAGATGCTTAATTATCTCATTTTGTCTTGACAGGGAACGTGCACCATCCATTATATTTATGGATGAAATAGACTCCATTGGATCAGCTAGGATGGAGTCAAGTGGCAGTGGTGATAGTGAGGTTCAGCGCACCATGCTTGAGCTTCTGAACCAACTTGATGGTTTTGAAGTAACGAACAAGATTAAGGTTCTCATGGCAACAAACAGGATAGACATTTTGGATCAAGCCCTCCTTAGGCCTGGACGCATTGACAGGAAAATTGAATTTCCAAATCCAAGTGAAACTGTAAGTGATGCAGTACTTGGAATGCTAACAGTTTTTCAGCAATCAAGTTTTCAATGCCCACATGGCTGCTGATTTTGACTAACCTATAATCTTCCGGTCTTTCAGTCCCGCTTTGATATTTTGAAGATTCATTCAAGAAGAATGAACTTGATGCGCGGCATTGATCTGAAGAAGATCGCTGTGAAGATGAATGGAGCCTCTGGAGCAGAGCTGAAGGTTTGTATGACGATCCTAGTTTACAAAGCATGCCTTACCAAGAGAAAATTTGCATTCAGAATGAAACAATAGACAGTAAAAACATTAAACAACTTCTTTAAGTATCTGCAGAAATTCAGAAGCCTCAGGTTGTTATCATGTTAGTCCATGTAGTTAAAATTCCATCTGCGCAAGATTTGGCCTGGGTAGCAAGGTTAAATGTAGCAGTTGTCTGGATTCACCCTCATCATTTTAGCCTCTGCAATTAGCCATTTAGGCAGAACTTCAGTCAGATTTATCAGCCATCACTTGCTCACCCTTTGTGCACTGAAAGTGTCAAAGGTGCAGATACCATAACGGTTATGGTACACTACTCACGTTGATTCTACCTTGTGGTTTTGCAGGCTGTTTGCACAGAAGCAGGAATGTTTGCCCTTCGGGAGAGAAGGGTGCACGTCACCCAGGAGGATTTCGAGATGGCAGTGGCGAAGGTGATGAAGAAGGATACAGAGAAGAACATGTCTCTGCGGAAGCTCTGGAAGTGAGTGGCTCATGTCTCTCCGCCAGGCTTACACTGCCATGTCCAAGCAGCTGAAGCGGGTGGCTGCGCGGATTTTCTGTGAGACTCTGGAAAAGCATTTCTGGATCTTGGAAGCTGAATCTTAACAGCGTCGTTGCGTAGCAGCTTTATTATAAGTTAAATTATTGGTTTATTGAATCATTATTAAAGAGGCTTGAGACGGAGATCAGTTATGCTCATGTGCTTCGCCGTCCTGTCACTCTTTATAGCCCAAACTAAGGTGCTGTTTGCTTCGGCGGTGGGAACGGCAACGGTAATGCAACGAGTAAACGGTGTGATCTGTTAGCATGCAACTGAAAGAGCGATTTGTTTGGATGACTGCTTATTGCATATTTGCATGTGGGCATGCGGGGAGTGGCGGCAACAGATCGCGCCCGGTGGAGAGCGGTAACCAAATTGCATGGGCCCGTATCGGTTCACGGTGTGATGGATTGCGGCTCTATCCAACCAAACGCCGACCAAGGAAATCTACGGCCAAAAATACGTGGGAACTGATTACCGGAATCGGATAGTGAACTGATTACTGGCAAAAAGTTCCAAAACAAACAGCACCTAAATGGTATGGAATGGAAAATGATCAAAGGAGAGGAACTAATAGTCTAACAGAGATACGTTCTCTTATTCAAACTAAAAAATGTTACATTCCAGGACAGTGTAGATCCTTTTATAGGACTCGCAAACCACAGAGGGATAACACTATCCCATATTCTAGTGCATATACTGTATTACAATTTAAAGTAAAAGCAAAATTGGCCTGTTCACTACTGTCCTGCTGACTTTACTACTACAGCCGACGCCAAGATGACTTTACTACTACAGCCGACGCCGCCAAGAGCTCACTTTGTCAGGATGGAGAACACAACTAATTGAAACCCTGAATTTCTCGAGACAGAGAACACAACTAAAAGACGTTTTGAACCTCCAATCTTAGGATGGAAAACTCAGCTTATCGATATCCTATACATATTCACTCTTAGGATGGAGAACTCAACTAA includes these proteins:
- the LOC136528387 gene encoding 26S proteasome regulatory subunit 8 homolog A-like; translated protein: MATVSMDVSKPSALTAAGHEAATAKTRGGGDGLGKYYNKHIHDVLLAVQQRTNDLSRQEAQRNDLNSQVKLCREELHLLQEPGSHVGEVVKVMSKSKVLVKVHPEGKYIVDVDKSIDIAKLTPSTRVALRSGSYMLHVILPSKVDPLVNLMKVEKVPDSTYDMIGGLDQQIKEIKEVIELPIKHPELFESLGIAQPKGVILYGPPGTGKTLLARAVAHHTDCTFIRVSGSELVQKYIGEGSRMVRELFVMARERAPSIIFMDEIDSIGSARMESSGSGDSEVQRTMLELLNQLDGFEVTNKIKVLMATNRIDILDQALLRPGRIDRKIEFPNPSETSRFDILKIHSRRMNLMRGIDLKKIAVKMNGASGAELKAVCTEAGMFALRERRVHVTQEDFEMAVAKVMKKDTEKNMSLRKLWK